Proteins from a single region of Campylobacter sputorum:
- the rbfA gene encoding 30S ribosome-binding factor RbfA, with protein MNSAEIKRLRTQSVLKQIIPEAFATLGDDMLKGLCVTDVECKKGRYDAFVYLDKMFYDEKEQSYILNHLKKASKIIQNYCLEDQGWFRAPQLHFKFDDRLEYQNHMDDLFDKISKELKKNG; from the coding sequence ATGAATTCAGCTGAAATTAAAAGACTTAGAACGCAAAGCGTTTTAAAGCAAATTATCCCAGAAGCTTTTGCAACTCTTGGAGATGATATGCTAAAGGGTCTTTGTGTTACAGATGTAGAGTGCAAAAAAGGAAGATATGATGCTTTTGTTTATCTAGACAAGATGTTTTATGATGAAAAAGAGCAAAGTTATATCTTAAACCATTTAAAAAAAGCTTCAAAAATCATCCAAAATTATTGTTTAGAAGATCAAGGTTGGTTTAGAGCTCCACAACTTCATTTTAAATTTGACGATAGATTAGAGTATCAAAATCATATGGACGATTTGTTTGATAAAATTTCAAAGGAACTAAAGAAAAATGGTTGA
- the rimP gene encoding ribosome maturation factor RimP, with translation MVDLSSLVEQCGVKFYGVETQSLPSKTIYRIFITKYGGINLEDCEKVSKLLSPIFDVEPPVGGDWILEVSSPGLERRLTSIENFANSINELVKITCKNNENLSGKILNIKDNEIILQTQNGEIIINFNDIKKAKTYIEW, from the coding sequence ATGGTTGATTTATCATCTTTGGTCGAGCAATGTGGTGTTAAATTTTATGGTGTAGAAACACAAAGCTTACCATCAAAAACTATTTATAGGATTTTTATAACAAAATATGGTGGCATTAATCTAGAAGATTGCGAAAAAGTAAGTAAGCTTTTGTCGCCTATTTTTGATGTAGAGCCTCCAGTTGGCGGAGATTGGATTTTAGAAGTTAGTAGTCCAGGGCTTGAAAGAAGGCTTACAAGTATAGAAAATTTTGCAAATAGTATAAATGAACTTGTAAAAATAACATGCAAAAATAATGAAAATTTAAGCGGTAAAATACTAAATATAAAAGATAATGAGATAATTTTGCAAACTCAAAATGGTGAAATTATAATAAATTTTAATGATATAAAAAAAGCCAAAACTTACATAGAGTGGTAA
- the argH gene encoding argininosuccinate lyase, with protein MQKMWSGRFSEASSKLLEEFNASINYDKNLFLQDINGSIAHATMLGKCGILDKNDSEKIVDGLNEVLKEIQSDKFVFKIEDEDIHMAVEKRLSEIIGADLGGRLHTARSRNDQVALDFRMFVLNEFKEISNLLLNLIKTLLKKTKEHKDTIMPGFTHLQHAQPVSFAYHLLAYCFMFKRDIYRLKDSFKRNNFSPLGCAALAGTPHKIDRFEVAKALGFDGVTSNCMDSVSDRDFALELLFDISLIFTHTSRLCEELILWSSQEFMFISMSDKFSTGSSIMPQKKNPDVAELIRGKTGRVYGNLIALLTTMKSLPLAYNKDMQEDKEGVFDSVNTAKTSLIILNEMIDSMSINSENMLKACKTGHLVATDLADFLVRQKNIPFRKAHFITGKCVAIAESKGLDLSELSYEELKSVDENIDETAIKTLSLNNSKESRNSVGGTANSSVENQIQELEEFLNTKF; from the coding sequence ATGCAAAAAATGTGGTCTGGTAGATTTAGTGAGGCTAGTTCAAAACTATTAGAAGAATTTAATGCATCTATAAATTACGATAAAAATCTTTTTTTGCAAGACATAAATGGCTCTATAGCACATGCTACAATGCTTGGAAAATGTGGCATTTTAGATAAAAATGATAGTGAAAAAATAGTTGATGGTTTAAATGAAGTTCTAAAAGAAATTCAAAGTGATAAATTTGTCTTTAAAATAGAAGATGAAGATATTCATATGGCTGTTGAAAAAAGATTAAGTGAGATTATAGGAGCAGATCTTGGCGGAAGACTGCACACTGCAAGAAGCAGAAATGACCAAGTTGCGCTTGATTTTAGAATGTTTGTTTTAAATGAGTTTAAAGAAATTTCAAATTTACTTTTAAATTTGATTAAAACGCTTCTTAAAAAAACTAAAGAGCATAAAGATACTATAATGCCCGGTTTTACTCATCTTCAACACGCTCAGCCTGTATCTTTTGCCTATCACTTACTTGCGTATTGTTTTATGTTTAAAAGAGATATTTATAGACTAAAAGACTCTTTTAAAAGAAATAATTTTAGTCCGCTTGGCTGTGCTGCACTTGCTGGAACACCACATAAAATCGATAGATTTGAAGTTGCTAAGGCTCTTGGATTTGATGGTGTTACATCAAATTGTATGGATAGTGTAAGTGATAGAGATTTTGCCCTTGAGCTACTTTTTGATATATCTTTAATATTTACTCACACTTCAAGATTATGCGAAGAGCTTATTTTATGGAGTTCTCAAGAATTTATGTTTATAAGTATGAGTGATAAGTTTTCAACAGGAAGCTCTATAATGCCACAGAAAAAAAATCCAGATGTAGCCGAGCTAATACGCGGTAAAACTGGCAGAGTTTATGGAAATTTAATAGCTCTTCTTACTACCATGAAATCTTTACCCCTTGCTTATAATAAGGACATGCAAGAAGATAAAGAGGGTGTTTTTGATAGCGTAAATACTGCTAAAACTAGTTTAATAATACTAAATGAGATGATTGATAGTATGAGTATAAATAGCGAAAATATGCTAAAAGCATGCAAAACAGGACATCTTGTTGCTACTGATTTGGCGGATTTTTTAGTTAGGCAGAAAAATATCCCTTTTAGAAAAGCCCATTTTATAACAGGAAAATGTGTTGCCATAGCAGAGAGTAAAGGTTTGGATTTAAGTGAGCTTAGTTATGAAGAGTTGAAAAGCGTTGATGAAAATATAGATGAAACTGCTATAAAAACATTAAGTTTAAATAACTCAAAAGAATCTAGAAATAGTGTAGGTGGCACTGCAAATTCAAGTGTTGAAAATCAGATACAAGAGCTTGAAGAATTTTTAAATACTAAGTTTTAA
- the tgt gene encoding tRNA guanosine(34) transglycosylase Tgt — protein sequence MKFKIDKIDQNARACTIQTSHSTIQTPIFMPVGTLGAVKSLDANDLLNELDAKIILGNTYHLYLRPGSKIIKEFGGLHGFTKFNRSFLTDSGGFQAFSLRSNTKNDDLGIKFKSHIDGSMHYFTPKSVLDTQYDFNSDIMMILDDLPALPASKERIELSIKRTLSWAKIAIDYHEQNKQNGIGINQNIFGIIQGGTDYEARKLCSQSLCEMNFDGLAIGGLSVGESNDEMYDTVEAMMPFVDTNRPRYLMGVGTPEDIVENIERGVDMFDCVMPTRNARNGTLFTTFGKINIKSAKFINDHNPIDPNCNCYTCRNFSRGYLNHLFKSRELTFFRLASIHNLHYYLSLVKEAREAILQCKFSKFKKEFYAKRDKNEI from the coding sequence ATGAAATTTAAAATAGATAAAATAGATCAAAACGCAAGGGCTTGTACGATACAAACTTCCCACTCTACGATACAAACTCCTATTTTTATGCCAGTTGGCACACTTGGGGCTGTAAAAAGTTTAGATGCAAATGATTTGTTAAATGAACTTGATGCAAAGATTATACTTGGAAATACTTATCATCTATATCTAAGACCTGGCTCAAAAATCATAAAAGAATTTGGTGGGCTGCATGGATTTACTAAATTTAATAGAAGCTTTTTAACAGATAGCGGCGGCTTTCAAGCATTTTCGCTAAGAAGCAATACAAAAAATGATGATTTAGGAATTAAATTTAAAAGTCACATAGATGGAAGTATGCATTATTTTACTCCAAAAAGTGTTCTTGATACGCAGTATGATTTCAATAGTGACATAATGATGATATTAGACGATCTTCCGGCACTTCCAGCTAGCAAAGAAAGGATAGAATTAAGCATAAAAAGAACTTTGTCATGGGCAAAAATAGCCATAGATTATCATGAGCAAAACAAGCAAAATGGTATAGGCATAAATCAAAATATATTTGGAATTATACAAGGCGGAACAGACTATGAAGCAAGAAAACTTTGTTCACAAAGCTTATGTGAAATGAACTTTGATGGACTTGCCATAGGTGGGCTTAGTGTTGGCGAAAGCAATGATGAGATGTATGATACTGTTGAAGCAATGATGCCATTTGTTGATACAAACCGCCCAAGATATCTAATGGGAGTTGGCACGCCTGAAGATATAGTTGAAAATATAGAGCGTGGTGTTGATATGTTTGATTGTGTAATGCCAACAAGAAATGCAAGAAATGGCACTCTTTTTACAACTTTTGGCAAGATAAATATAAAATCAGCCAAATTTATAAATGATCATAACCCGATAGATCCAAACTGCAACTGCTACACATGTCGTAATTTTTCAAGAGGGTATTTAAATCATCTTTTTAAATCAAGAGAGCTTACATTTTTTAGATTAGCGAGTATTCATAATTTGCATTACTATCTAAGCTTAGTAAAAGAAGCAAGAGAGGCGATTTTGCAATGTAAATTTAGTAAATTTAAAAAAGAATTTTATGCAAAAAGAGACAAAAATGAAATTTAG
- a CDS encoding COG3400 family protein — MKNILIIADGILAKSFLERVFSLKETKLNFVIITYRNTTLPKKPKSENFKFLSFDPTSLEKLKRAIFDLNLEFSHCMINMKKLLDTKAVYNNIRQINPKMEVYLIDFWGFEHEIDDHLTVIDPREILASRFLDYLPDVPVVADNIGFGEGEIMSVRIPYGSSFAYRRISTIAQKGWKICMIYRGQSYFVVNYTSMILPNDTLLVVGDPKLLRQVFRSIKQNLGLFPSPFGSNILTIIDMKKMSEDEMQRLLEDSLYFNKNLINKRLYIKVINAKPSKILDTLKTCDDPQVNIKFDHFSSKMENLKQDVFNHDIGVIITNNKFFESYKKEYFELRIPILKVGKVGAQNLQKGVILGTGEEIELNSSVILDICSQLNLEIELHHYEIQKPDIDKALIEHFKTLSKIFNKNVEIINDNSANPILKLKQKENLLQFVNFSDKMLQNHFMSLFSNDMDRVYFKLEDNYQLFVPNET; from the coding sequence ATGAAAAATATTTTAATCATAGCTGATGGAATTTTAGCAAAATCTTTCTTAGAAAGAGTATTTAGTCTAAAAGAGACAAAACTTAATTTTGTCATCATCACATACCGAAATACAACACTGCCAAAAAAACCAAAATCTGAAAATTTTAAATTCCTAAGTTTTGATCCAACTAGTTTAGAAAAGTTAAAAAGGGCTATATTTGATTTAAATTTGGAATTTAGCCATTGTATGATAAATATGAAAAAGCTTTTAGATACAAAAGCAGTTTATAATAACATAAGACAAATAAATCCTAAAATGGAAGTTTATTTGATAGATTTTTGGGGCTTTGAACACGAAATTGATGATCATCTTACAGTTATTGATCCAAGAGAAATTCTAGCATCAAGATTTTTAGATTATTTGCCAGATGTGCCTGTTGTAGCCGATAATATCGGCTTTGGTGAAGGTGAAATAATGTCTGTTAGGATACCTTATGGAAGTTCGTTTGCGTATAGGCGAATAAGCACAATAGCACAAAAAGGCTGGAAAATATGTATGATTTATCGAGGTCAAAGTTATTTTGTGGTTAATTATACTTCAATGATTTTGCCAAATGATACGCTATTAGTAGTTGGGGATCCAAAGCTTTTAAGACAAGTTTTTAGAAGCATAAAACAAAATTTAGGTCTTTTTCCTTCGCCTTTTGGAAGCAATATCCTAACTATCATTGATATGAAAAAAATGAGCGAAGATGAGATGCAAAGACTTCTTGAAGATAGCTTGTATTTTAATAAAAATTTAATAAATAAAAGACTTTATATAAAAGTTATCAATGCTAAACCATCAAAAATATTAGACACATTAAAAACATGCGATGATCCGCAAGTTAATATTAAATTTGATCATTTTAGTAGCAAAATGGAAAATTTAAAGCAAGATGTATTTAACCATGATATAGGCGTTATCATAACAAATAATAAATTCTTTGAATCATATAAAAAAGAGTATTTTGAGCTTAGAATCCCAATACTAAAAGTTGGCAAAGTTGGTGCACAAAATTTGCAAAAAGGCGTTATATTGGGAACTGGCGAAGAGATAGAATTAAACTCATCTGTTATCTTAGATATCTGTTCTCAACTAAATTTAGAAATAGAACTTCATCATTATGAGATACAAAAGCCAGATATAGATAAAGCCTTGATAGAACATTTTAAAACTCTTTCAAAAATATTTAATAAAAATGTAGAAATAATAAATGATAACTCCGCAAATCCTATACTCAAGCTAAAACAAAAAGAAAATTTGCTACAATTTGTAAATTTTAGCGATAAAATGTTACAAAATCATTTTATGTCACTATTTTCAAACGATATGGATAGAGTGTATTTTAAGTTAGAAGACAACTATCAGCTTTTTGTTCCAAATGAGACATAA
- the aroB gene encoding 3-dehydroquinate synthase — protein sequence MQINVKLQDSKLDYTVFIDELTELKFDTKVCVITNQKVAGLHLKSILDILVCKELSVICVSDGEEYKNFDTINHILEQMFLAKLDRNSIVIALGGGVVTDMAGFAAGIYERGIKFINIPTTLLAQVDASVGGKTGINNKFGKNLIGIFNQPLAVYCQSKFLQTLPKRELYAGLAEAIKMAIMFDREFFEFIKNVDTLKNENLVKIISKCIELKANVVSKDEFENGIRSVLNYGHTFGHVIENQTKYKKYLHGEAVSIGMNMANELALKMGFVSKEYIDEIRDVLEKFSLPTTYKVDDENEFYEAFFLDKKSKDSKIKFVLPDEENGFRICDDIHKVIVCDVLKKFQ from the coding sequence ATGCAGATAAATGTAAAATTGCAAGATTCAAAACTAGATTACACAGTTTTTATAGATGAGTTAACTGAGCTTAAATTTGATACTAAAGTTTGCGTAATAACAAATCAAAAAGTAGCAGGACTTCATTTAAAGTCAATTTTAGACATTTTAGTCTGTAAAGAACTTAGTGTAATTTGTGTAAGCGATGGCGAAGAATATAAAAATTTTGATACTATTAATCACATTTTAGAACAGATGTTTTTAGCAAAACTTGATAGAAATAGCATTGTTATAGCTCTTGGAGGTGGAGTTGTTACCGATATGGCTGGATTTGCTGCTGGAATTTATGAAAGAGGCATTAAATTTATAAACATACCAACTACGCTTTTAGCCCAAGTCGATGCTAGTGTTGGCGGTAAGACCGGTATAAATAATAAATTTGGTAAAAATTTAATAGGCATTTTTAATCAACCTTTAGCTGTGTATTGCCAGAGTAAATTTCTTCAAACTTTACCAAAAAGAGAGCTTTATGCGGGACTAGCTGAAGCGATAAAAATGGCTATTATGTTTGATAGAGAGTTTTTTGAGTTTATTAAAAATGTTGATACATTAAAAAATGAAAATTTAGTCAAAATAATCTCAAAATGTATAGAATTAAAAGCTAATGTTGTATCAAAAGATGAATTTGAAAATGGCATTAGATCTGTTTTAAACTATGGTCATACATTTGGACATGTTATAGAAAATCAAACAAAATACAAAAAATATTTACACGGCGAAGCAGTTTCAATAGGTATGAATATGGCAAATGAACTAGCTTTAAAAATGGGTTTTGTCAGCAAGGAGTATATAGATGAGATTAGAGATGTTTTAGAAAAATTTTCACTGCCAACTACATACAAAGTTGATGATGAAAATGAGTTTTATGAGGCATTTTTCTTAGATAAAAAAAGTAAAGACTCAAAAATAAAATTTGTTTTGCCTGATGAGGAAAATGGCTTTAGAATTTGCGATGATATTCATAAAGTTATCGTTTGTGATGTTTTGAAAAAATTTCAATGA